The Candidatus Zixiibacteriota bacterium genome contains the following window.
ACACGAAAGACACTGTTAAACGCCTCTTTCAGTTCGATAGATTGAGGACACAAACTTTTCAGGTTTGTTTAACAGGAGACAGCCGGTCAATTGACATTTTCAAGGAACTTGGAAAGAAGAATCTAACCTTCGCTGAATTAGCGAGAAAGCAAAAAATCAAAGGAATATTTTCAAGTCCACCATACGTAGGTTTGATTGACTATCACGAACAACATGCTTATGCTTATGACCTATTTGGCTTTAAACGCAAGGATGAACTTGAGATTGGTCCTCTTTGTAAAGGACAAAGTAGAGAATCAAAGCAAAGCTACATTGAAGGAATAACAGAAGTCCTAAACAACTGCAAAAAGTTTTTAGTAGAAGATTACGACATTTTCCTCGTGGCAAATGATAAATACAATATGTACCCAAAGATTGCCGAAAATGCGGGAATGCAAATCGTTAATCAATACAAGCGACCAGTATTAAACCGCACCGAAAAAGATAAAGGTGCATATTCAGAAACCATTTTTCATATAAAGAAGAAATAATGAAATTATTACTTGAGAAACTTGGTGTTTCTATTCACCATTTGATATGTCTTGACAGAGTGTTCTCTGAAAATCACGATGAATATCAAAGGATAGAAACCATTCTAAATTCGGATGAATTTAGACCAGTTTACTCGGAGATATCAAGAGAGTTATATGCTGGAGGGAAACAACCCTCAGGTAATATTAAATTAGCTCGTCAAATGATATTAGGAGATGTGATTGAATATATCTTCACTGGTAGGGCATACTATTATGCAGCAAAATCTGATGAAAATTTTAAGAATTTTCTCAAACTTATTTTGTATTCTGTTAACCAGCTATTAATTTATGATTCAATAACAGTAGATAGCCATATTAGAAAACTATACATCGAAAAACTCGAAGAAGAAATTGACGGGAATTTACTTTATGAAAAACCAGGGGATGCTGTTATAGCTAACGATTTAAAAGAAAGCAAAACAGTGTTGAATGATGATAACTGGAAAAGGTTCGATTTTTTCATAGATTCAATTCTCCCTAAAACATTAGGATGCCCTAAAGAGCTAATAGTATTTGCAGAATTATTACGAACTAAGAAAGGAATAATAATACCTCTTTTACTAATTCAGCGCCTATTTGGAGATAAGAACCCAATTGCACCACCAGATTTTCTTTTAGCTAAGAGCAATAAAGAAATTTATGGTATTGAAGTGGGTTATGCTAAAGAGGGGCAAAGCAGAGAATTTTCAATCAGAACTTCGGTTCCAACATTTGCTGTTGACCTTGAAAATAACATGCACAATAGATGCCCTAAATGTGGTGAAATCATTCTCTATTGTGATTATGTAATTAATGCATACTCAAATGGAACTTTAAATGAGCAACTTGATGAAAATTCAGGGAGATATTTGTGCAACGGTTGTCCGAGTTTTGATAATGGTAATTGTAAATTCTCCAATTACTATGGTAGCTGGAAAGGAATAGAATTTAATGGAAAGGAAAGTGAGCAAAAATCACTTCATTACCATTCAAGATGCGTAAAAGACGGAACTTATGATTACAGAAGGAGTGAAACAAACATTAGTGATCATTCTAATGAATTTTTCGCTCAATTACCTCTAATTCAAGGATTAGAAAATTTATAGTTATGGCTCTATCTCCACAACAGATTGCAAATCTTGAGAATGTCTTACGCGACAGCCTGAGACATAAGTTCCAAAACTACAACCCAGAGCCAGCGTCAATGCCTTTTCACACGCGGCTACTTGGCCGTGACCGAATGGCTTTATTCTCCTTCATCCATTCACTGAACACAAATTTCGGAACAAGTATTTTTGAACCTGTCGCGTTAGTATTAGCATCATCACGTTTTGCCACAGCTGCATCACACCAGACAGCAGGAACACAAATTTCATCAGAGGCACATAGAGTAATTCAAAACATCATGGATGGATTAGCAACGGCTAATTCATCTCCAAACAAACCAACGGAAATCAATGCTATCAGGGCAGTTTGCAGACAAGGAGAAATGAAAACCGTAAAGCTGACTAAAGTCGATCTTAAACTTGTTGCTCACGAGGGGACGATCTATCTCTTTGACCTCAAGACAGCAAAACCAAACGTCGGTGGTTTCAAAGAATACAAAAGGACTCTTCTAGAATGGATTGCTGCACTCCTTGCAACTGACCCAACAGCAACAGCACAATCGCTCATCGCTATTCCCTACAACCCTTACGAGCCACAGCCTTATAACCGCTGGACAATGCGAGGAATGTTAGACCTTGATAACGAGTTGAAAGTTGCAGAGGAGTTTTGGGATTTTCTTGGAGGTGCGGGTGCATATCAGGACTTACTTGATGTCTTTGAAAGAATTGGAATTGAATTACGACCAGAAATTGACGGCTTTTTTGAAAGACACGAGCAGCAGTAAAATCCCGGAACACAGAAGTATACATATTACCACTGACCTCCTGAATATCCTAACCCAACTGGTGACAATCAATGTTTGAACACCGTTCTCAACCATTACTTCCCAAACATCTTTTTATCCGACGTCTTTTGCGGCATGGGCTTCTGGCAGTATTGGTGATATTCATTTCGTTATTCATTGGCGTTGCCGGTTACCATTTTACCGAAGGTCTCCCCTGGCTGGATTCCCTCTTGAACGCTTCGATGATTCTGGGCGGAATGGGTCCGGTAAATGAGCTTCATACCAGTGGAGGCAAATTGTTTGCCTCTTTCTACGCGCTTTTTGCCGGAATCGTTTTCTTAGCAACCGCCGCCATACTCATAGCACCAGTCGCCCATCGATTTCTACATCGCCTGCACCTGGAGGGAAAAGAGAGTTGAGGCTAAGATGGTAGTGCCTAATGTTCCACTCAAGCTGGATGTCCATTTGGATCCATTGGGTTATCATCCAGCTTAGCAATTGGCGATGACAACATCCGCCGAGAGCAGGAACCCGACGACCACAAAAACCAATGCATAGTTAATATGAGGACAACTCGACCAAGAACATCTGAAGCATTGTCTTTCACCCGGAAAGTAAAAGAAATCATCAAGAAGATATCTCGTGGCAAAGTCGCTACCTATGGTCAAATAGCTGCCTATGCTGGTAATCCCCGTGCTGCCCGTCAGGTTACATGGATTCTGCATTCATCTACTTCAAGAGATAAATTGCCCTGGCACAGGGTCATAAACCGTCAGGGGAGGATCTCGCTCAAACCGAACTATGGTTATGAAATTCAAAAAGCCTTATTGCATAAGGAAGGTATAAAATTCAACAAAAACGATAGAATTGATTTTGAGCGTTATCTCTGGACTCCCCATTTTCAAGGTAGCCGCAGGCTTTAGCCTGCGTTAGCATAGCCTGAATATAATGGCTATCTTAAATATGGTGGAACAGGCATCTTGCCTGTTCTAATGTGTCTCAGGAGTCTCGCGCTCCTGACTTAAATATTATTCTGCTAAAACTCACCCCCCTTAATCCCCCTCTCTTACTAATACTAAGAGAGGGGGAACCTAGGGTGAGTTCAAAAAAATCTTTTGCATTAGAATAGTGTCAAAAGCATAGAGCTCCTAACCTACATTACTCAGTTAGGGCAATGGGTGATAAGCCGCATAGCCTTCCGGCGGAGCCTGAGCTTTGTTCATGCGAATGATGGAATACCCAAGTGTGGAATTTATTACGGCATCTCTCAGCTTCCACAAGAACGGCATAATTCGCAGCTCAACATCATGTTCCAATAATGCAGCAAGAATATTATCCATTTTAGCCTCAGCAATGGGGATGGCCGGTTTGCGTGAAATCCAGTAGCCAGCAACTTCGTCAACCAAGGTGAAGTCCTTGGGATCGAACTCATATTGATATAGACATTGCTTTTGAATCTCAGTCAACCAACCGGATTCTATGGCTACAACATGCTTCGCTGAAGTTCCGCCCATTAACCTCTTTACATCTTCAGGAGCACTGTTTGGTGCGGCAAAAAAGGCCACTCTGGGGCAATCTCGTGGGAGCAGATAATTGTGCAGATGCTCAAAATCAATAGCCCAGACCATCAAGCCTTTTTGCTTGGCACTCGGGTGCGGTGCGGGTCGAGGATCAAACAGTTTAATCCCTGGCTTATCGCTGATATGATACAGTCTGATATTCATCTGTTGTCAAATTGGATTTACAGGTCAAACGTTTCTTGGTCTATTAAAACTCACCCCCTTCAATCCCCCTCTCTTACTAAGAGAGGGGGAACGGGGTGAGTTCAAAAACTTTTTTACACCAGTATAGTGTCAGGAGCACAAAGCTCCTGACCTACATCTACTGTTAAGGAGAGAAGGTATAAAATTCGACAAAAGCGACACTATAGATTTCGACTGTTTTCTCTGGCCTCTATCATAGATATTTCCGCTCCCGCTGGATGTTATCATCCAGCAGATTAAATGATAACATCTGCCAGAGAGCAAGAACAATTTAAATGAAACCTTCCTTTATATTTTTCGTAACTAATTTCAAGGAAGGTCAAGAATGGAGAATCAGACCCCTCAGAAAATCAAATTAAGTTTGAAGGAGATCTGTTTAGCCTGGTTTGGGCTAATTTTCAGCTCGCTTGTTATAGGAATCATCGCTGCTTCCGCCCTGGGACCCCCTGAACCAGTGGTCTTGAAATGGGGTATTGGTGATTTCTCCATTTTTGCAATCAGTCTTTATTGCATAGGCTCACTCATCGCTGTTGGAGTTCTTTATTTACTCCTGAAGGAGCGTGGACTTAATTTAAAAGACATTGGTTTAAAGGGTAAGTTGTCTCTCCCCTCTTTGGGTTACGCCTTAATTGCTGTGATTGTCGCATTCATTCTATATCCCTCAATTGAAGCTCTTTTGAAAACTATGAGTGTAAGTATGTTCTGGAGACCTGAAAAAGTCACACCACTTAAATTGATTTCTGTATTCGATTTCCTTTTGGTACTTCTCTTCGCAGTTATCCTCGGCCCTATAGTTGAAGAGATTATTTTTAGAGGTTATATATTTACAGCATTCCTGCAAAGAATGAAAAAGCCAATATTTGCTTTTTTTCTTTCAGCTCTGATCTTTACCAGTGTTCATATCTTCTTAGGACCTGGAGTGATGGTTTTTATCTTCTTCTGGTCATTTATTCCTGCCTATCTCTACTTAAAGTTCAATAGCTTGTATCCAGCAATTCTATTCCATATGGTGAACAATTTCATAGCCTATATAGTTTTTCCGCTATTCTTCTATAGATAGAAAAAATTAAGCTTAGGAAATGCCGAAGCAAACCTTTGAGCATCGGGAATTCTTATTCCCGATGCATCAGAAAAGAGTTTTAACTAAACTTTGCCCGAATAAATTCTATTGCCCTTTCAATCCTTCTTATCACTTCCTCTTTCCCCAAAAGCTCTAAGATATCGAAAAGCGGCGGTCCACCTGAGACTCCGGTGGTTGCTAAACGAATAGCATGAATCAATTGGGCTGGCTCAATTTTCAACTCCTCTGCTAATTTACGAAGGGCATCTTCGATTTTTTCTTTTTTGAAATCATCCAAAGAAGATATCCTTTCGGCAAATTTATTCAGTCTATCAGCGACCTCAACTGAGTTGAAGGTCTTACTCACTGCTTTCGATTCATATTGATAGTCAAACGAAAAAAGGTATTTACCTCTCTCAGCAAATTCCTTCAAAGTCTTTGCTCTTTCCTTAAACAGCGGGATATATTTCAAAAGCCACTCTCTTTTCTCTTTCCCAATCTCGGAGGTTATCAAATTCTCCTGAACAAGAAAAGGAATTACCTGGTCGAGTAGCTTTTCGTTATCATAAGCCCGGATATATTCACCGTTCATCCATTCTAATTTCTGCATGTCAAAAATCGGGTTGGCCTGGCTGACACCTTCTAAAGAGAAAGACTGAACCAGCTCTTCTCTGAACATTATCTCCCTTTCATCCTTTGGAGACCAGCCTGAGATTGCCAGGAAATTGACCATAACCTCAGGCAGAAAACCTGCATCTCTGTAGTCGGTTATCGCCACTGCTCCCTTTCGCTTGGAGATTTTCTGCCGGTCCATTGCCAGGTTCAATGGCAGGTGAGCAAATGCAGGCATCTCCGCATCCAAAGCTCGATAGAGCAAAACCTGCTTGAAGGTATTGGCGATATGGTCATTTCCACGGATCACGTGAGAAATCTTCATATCCAGATCATCCACCATGCAG
Protein-coding sequences here:
- a CDS encoding TdeIII family type II restriction endonuclease, which translates into the protein MALSPQQIANLENVLRDSLRHKFQNYNPEPASMPFHTRLLGRDRMALFSFIHSLNTNFGTSIFEPVALVLASSRFATAASHQTAGTQISSEAHRVIQNIMDGLATANSSPNKPTEINAIRAVCRQGEMKTVKLTKVDLKLVAHEGTIYLFDLKTAKPNVGGFKEYKRTLLEWIAALLATDPTATAQSLIAIPYNPYEPQPYNRWTMRGMLDLDNELKVAEEFWDFLGGAGAYQDLLDVFERIGIELRPEIDGFFERHEQQ
- a CDS encoding MGMT family protein, with translation MRTTRPRTSEALSFTRKVKEIIKKISRGKVATYGQIAAYAGNPRAARQVTWILHSSTSRDKLPWHRVINRQGRISLKPNYGYEIQKALLHKEGIKFNKNDRIDFERYLWTPHFQGSRRL
- a CDS encoding CPBP family intramembrane metalloprotease, encoding MENQTPQKIKLSLKEICLAWFGLIFSSLVIGIIAASALGPPEPVVLKWGIGDFSIFAISLYCIGSLIAVGVLYLLLKERGLNLKDIGLKGKLSLPSLGYALIAVIVAFILYPSIEALLKTMSVSMFWRPEKVTPLKLISVFDFLLVLLFAVILGPIVEEIIFRGYIFTAFLQRMKKPIFAFFLSALIFTSVHIFLGPGVMVFIFFWSFIPAYLYLKFNSLYPAILFHMVNNFIAYIVFPLFFYR
- the gltX gene encoding glutamate--tRNA ligase; this encodes MNNEVRVRIAPSPSGYLHVGTARMAVCNWLFARHNQGKFILRIEDTDIARSDPQMVEVILESLKWLDLDWDEGPYYQSQRMELYKKYAQILLERNKVYFCYCTPETLKRKREEAAQKKINWVYDRTCLKLSEQEKTELERKNTPKAVRIFIPEGDTTFYDIVYKDLKKENKELDDFVILRSDFRPTYNFACMVDDLDMKISHVIRGNDHIANTFKQVLLYRALDAEMPAFAHLPLNLAMDRQKISKRKGAVAITDYRDAGFLPEVMVNFLAISGWSPKDEREIMFREELVQSFSLEGVSQANPIFDMQKLEWMNGEYIRAYDNEKLLDQVIPFLVQENLITSEIGKEKREWLLKYIPLFKERAKTLKEFAERGKYLFSFDYQYESKAVSKTFNSVEVADRLNKFAERISSLDDFKKEKIEDALRKLAEELKIEPAQLIHAIRLATTGVSGGPPLFDILELLGKEEVIRRIERAIEFIRAKFS